In one window of Sphingomonas glaciei DNA:
- a CDS encoding DUF4394 domain-containing protein produces the protein MRHVFAASLLITASLAAAPASAETVFGLTSSRIVTFDTSSPGTVLSSSPITGLTGNVSLRGIDFRPADGQLYALGTNGNLYRLTLNGNTYQAADLGALSTQPQGSSFGFDFNPTVDRIRVTSDTNQNLRLNQTTTPPGVTVDGAITLNGSSNVDLLGSAYTNSFAEATSTTLYGLDAFTDALVRSTDANAGTYVSTNTSGVAFGPLGVTFGATDQLGFDISGITNGAFFNLNDGFYSVNLTTGAATRIGTIGAGSLIGLSLAPAAAVPEPGTWAMMLLGFGAIGATMRRRRSVTAKLAQMA, from the coding sequence ATGCGACACGTTTTTGCCGCTTCCCTGTTGATCACCGCATCACTCGCCGCTGCGCCGGCATCAGCCGAAACTGTATTCGGGCTGACCTCTTCGCGGATCGTCACCTTTGACACGAGCAGTCCCGGAACCGTCCTGTCGAGCAGCCCGATTACCGGTCTGACCGGCAACGTGTCGCTGCGCGGAATCGATTTCCGCCCGGCCGATGGCCAGCTGTATGCCCTTGGTACGAACGGCAACCTCTATCGTCTGACGCTTAACGGCAACACCTACCAGGCCGCCGACCTCGGTGCGCTTTCGACCCAGCCGCAAGGCAGTTCGTTCGGGTTCGACTTCAATCCCACGGTCGACCGGATCCGCGTCACCAGCGACACCAACCAGAACCTTCGGCTCAACCAGACCACGACGCCGCCGGGCGTGACCGTCGATGGCGCGATCACCCTGAACGGCAGCAGCAATGTCGACCTGCTGGGTTCGGCCTACACCAACAGTTTCGCCGAAGCGACCAGCACGACGTTGTATGGCCTTGACGCCTTTACCGATGCCCTGGTCCGTTCGACCGACGCCAATGCCGGTACCTATGTCAGCACCAACACCAGCGGAGTCGCGTTCGGCCCGCTCGGCGTGACCTTCGGTGCCACCGACCAGCTCGGTTTCGATATCTCGGGGATCACCAACGGCGCCTTCTTCAACCTCAACGACGGCTTCTACAGCGTCAATCTGACGACTGGAGCGGCCACCCGCATCGGGACCATCGGCGCCGGGAGCCTGATCGGCCTCTCGCTCGCTCCCGCGGCTGCCGTGCCCGAGCCCGGCACCTGGGCGATGATGCTGCTTGGCTTCGGCGCGATCGGAGCGACCATGCGTCGCCGTCGCTCGGTGACGGCCAAGCTGGCGCAAATGGCCTGA
- the guaA gene encoding glutamine-hydrolyzing GMP synthase, with the protein MQPAETLLIIDFGSQVTQLIARRIREAGVYCEIAPFNAAEEAFERLKPKGIIFSGGPSSVTWEDSPRAPQVLFDSRLPLLGICYGQQTLHQQLGGKVVTSDQKEFGRAFIEVVAPSALFDGLWQVGERHQVWMSHGDRVESLAPGFSIVAASEGAPFAIATDEERRRYSLMFHPEVVHTPDGGKLLANFARHICGCSGEWSMAAYRDQKIADIRAQVGSGRVICGLSGGVDSAVAAVLIHEAIGEQLTCVFVDHGLMRTAEADEVVSLFRGHYNIPLVHVRAEELFLSGLAGLTDPEAKRKFIGKTFIEVFEAEAAKIGGADFLAQGTLYPDVIESVSFTGGPSVTIKSHHNVGGLPERMNMQLVEPLRELFKDEVRELGVELGLPPAFVGRHPFPGPGLAIRIPGEVTREKCDILRKADSIYLEEIRNAGLYDAIWQAFAVLLPVRTVGVMGDARTYDSVCALRAVTSVDGMTADVYPFSAEFLGRTATRIVNEVAGINRVVYDYTSKPPGTIEWE; encoded by the coding sequence ATGCAACCGGCCGAAACCCTGCTCATCATCGACTTTGGCAGCCAGGTGACCCAGCTGATCGCCCGCCGCATCCGTGAGGCGGGGGTCTATTGCGAGATCGCCCCGTTCAACGCGGCCGAGGAAGCGTTCGAGCGCTTGAAGCCCAAGGGCATCATCTTCTCGGGCGGGCCATCGTCGGTGACGTGGGAAGATTCACCGCGCGCGCCGCAAGTGCTGTTCGACAGCCGCCTTCCCCTGCTCGGCATCTGCTACGGCCAGCAGACCCTTCATCAGCAACTGGGCGGCAAGGTCGTCACTTCCGACCAAAAGGAATTCGGCCGCGCCTTCATCGAGGTAGTGGCGCCGTCGGCGCTGTTCGACGGCCTGTGGCAGGTCGGCGAGCGGCACCAGGTGTGGATGAGCCACGGAGACCGGGTCGAAAGCCTTGCGCCCGGCTTCTCGATCGTCGCGGCATCGGAAGGCGCACCCTTTGCCATCGCCACCGACGAGGAGCGCCGCCGCTACAGCCTGATGTTCCACCCGGAGGTGGTCCACACCCCCGATGGCGGCAAGCTGCTGGCCAATTTCGCCCGGCACATCTGCGGCTGTTCGGGCGAATGGTCGATGGCGGCCTATCGCGACCAGAAGATCGCCGACATCCGCGCACAGGTTGGCTCCGGGCGGGTGATCTGCGGCCTGTCGGGCGGGGTCGACAGCGCGGTCGCCGCGGTGTTGATCCACGAGGCGATTGGCGAGCAGCTGACCTGCGTGTTCGTCGACCATGGCCTGATGCGCACCGCCGAGGCCGACGAGGTCGTCTCGCTGTTCCGCGGCCATTACAACATCCCGCTGGTCCATGTCCGCGCCGAGGAGCTGTTCCTGTCGGGTCTGGCCGGGCTCACCGACCCCGAGGCCAAGCGCAAGTTCATCGGCAAGACCTTCATCGAGGTGTTCGAGGCCGAGGCAGCGAAGATCGGCGGGGCCGATTTCCTCGCGCAGGGCACGCTCTACCCCGACGTGATCGAAAGCGTCAGCTTCACCGGCGGGCCGTCGGTGACGATCAAGAGCCACCACAACGTCGGTGGCTTGCCCGAGCGGATGAACATGCAGCTGGTCGAACCGCTGCGCGAATTGTTCAAGGACGAGGTGCGCGAGCTTGGGGTCGAGCTTGGGCTTCCGCCGGCGTTCGTCGGCCGTCACCCGTTCCCGGGGCCGGGCCTCGCCATCCGCATCCCGGGCGAGGTCACGCGGGAGAAATGCGACATCCTGCGCAAGGCCGACAGCATCTACCTCGAGGAGATCCGCAATGCCGGGCTGTACGATGCGATCTGGCAGGCGTTCGCGGTGCTGCTGCCGGTCCGCACCGTGGGCGTAATGGGCGACGCACGCACCTATGACAGCGTCTGCGCCCTGCGCGCGGTGACCAGCGTCGATGGCATGACCGCCGACGTCTATCCGTTCAGCGCCGAGTTCCTGGGCCGCACCGCGACCCGCATCGTCAACGAAGTCGCCGGCATCAACCGGGTGGTCTACGATTATACGTCGAAGCCCCCCGGCACGATCGAGTGGGAATGA
- a CDS encoding L,D-transpeptidase family protein, whose protein sequence is MKRLATLAAAIAVAVATPCAAVSSTSLGPDESPAALMAASVAVAEARDHAADAIAGKQLKPGGFWWASNAPSDGNLEVVVSLEDQQAYVYRAGELIGVSTISSGKPGKDTPPGIFPILEKKKLHHSRKYDNAPMPFMQRLDQYGIALHAGMIPGRPASHGCVRLPSAFAAKLFAMTEIGDRVVIG, encoded by the coding sequence ATGAAACGCTTAGCAACCTTGGCGGCAGCCATTGCCGTCGCGGTGGCGACCCCGTGCGCCGCCGTTTCATCGACCTCACTAGGGCCGGACGAGAGCCCAGCCGCGCTGATGGCCGCCTCGGTCGCGGTCGCCGAAGCCCGCGATCATGCCGCCGACGCGATCGCAGGCAAGCAATTGAAACCCGGCGGCTTCTGGTGGGCTTCCAATGCGCCGAGCGACGGCAACCTCGAAGTGGTGGTCAGCCTCGAGGACCAGCAGGCCTACGTCTATCGCGCCGGCGAATTGATCGGCGTGTCGACCATCTCGAGCGGCAAGCCCGGCAAGGACACGCCCCCGGGCATCTTCCCGATCCTCGAGAAGAAGAAGCTTCATCACAGCCGCAAGTATGACAATGCGCCGATGCCCTTCATGCAGCGGCTCGACCAATATGGCATCGCGCTGCATGCCGGCATGATTCCCGGACGTCCCGCCAGCCACGGCTGCGTGCGGTTGCCGAGCGCCTTTGCCGCCAAGCTGTTCGCGATGACCGAGATCGGCGACCGGGTGGTGATCGGTTGA
- a CDS encoding prolyl oligopeptidase family serine peptidase, translated as MRKSLILMTLPIAACSTTPPAGPLPAPPQAEAPAVVEAAPAPAALTYPQTARGDVVDTQFGTAVADPYRWLENDVRKDPAVATWVAEQNKVTDAFLDTLPGRDILKKRMTELFNYERVGNPVKKGSRYFYQRNTGLQNQSPLYVRDSVNGPERLLIDPNSFSTDGATALAEWVPSEDGRYLLYAIQDGGSDWRTLKVLDVASGKVVADEIKWVKFSGLSWSKDNRGFFYSRFPESREGQDFQSLNKNQAVYYHRLGQPQSADRLMFDRPDKPELSNTATVSDDGSTLVVTSSSGTDERYEVTLVDWQKAKPTRRVLIPGFTHDYSYIGNRGSTYYFQTNDGAPRLKVVAIDVNAARPNRRTIVPEQAETLSGSSLVGGKLITSYLKDAATEVRVHSLTGARERVIELPGLGTAGGFSGDLDDPETFFSFASFNRPTTIYRYNVGSNASTAWFEPKLLFNPDDFAVEQRFFASKDGTRVPMFIVRKKGITGPVPTLLYAYGGFNVSLTPSFSATRLAWLEQGGAYVLANIRGGGEYGKAWHDAGRLANKQNVFDDFIGAGEALIAQGVTPKGGLAVQGGSNGGLLIGAVVNQRPDLFAAANPAVGVMDMLRFDRFTAGRYWVDDYGYPNKEADFRTLLAYSPYHNVKANVSYPAILVTTADTDDRVVPGHSFKYVAALQNAHPTGNPQLIRIETRAGHGSGKPTDKIIEEASDVTAFMAKFTGLPIK; from the coding sequence ATGCGTAAGAGCCTGATTCTAATGACCCTTCCGATCGCCGCCTGCTCGACCACCCCGCCCGCCGGACCGCTCCCCGCCCCGCCGCAAGCCGAGGCCCCCGCCGTTGTCGAGGCGGCTCCGGCGCCGGCTGCGCTGACCTATCCGCAGACCGCGCGCGGCGATGTGGTGGACACCCAGTTCGGAACCGCAGTCGCCGACCCTTATCGTTGGCTCGAGAATGACGTCCGCAAGGACCCGGCGGTCGCGACCTGGGTGGCCGAACAAAACAAGGTCACCGACGCCTTCCTCGACACGCTGCCCGGCCGCGACATCCTCAAGAAGCGCATGACCGAGCTGTTCAATTACGAGCGGGTCGGAAACCCGGTGAAGAAGGGCAGCCGCTACTTCTACCAGCGGAACACGGGCCTGCAGAACCAGTCGCCGCTGTACGTGCGCGACAGCGTCAACGGCCCCGAGCGGCTGCTGATCGACCCCAACAGCTTCAGCACCGACGGCGCCACCGCGCTGGCCGAATGGGTGCCGAGCGAGGACGGCCGCTACCTCCTTTACGCGATCCAGGATGGCGGGTCGGACTGGCGGACGCTCAAGGTGCTCGACGTCGCTAGCGGCAAGGTCGTCGCCGACGAGATCAAGTGGGTGAAATTCTCCGGCCTCAGCTGGTCCAAGGACAATCGCGGCTTCTTCTACTCGCGCTTCCCCGAAAGCCGCGAAGGCCAAGACTTCCAGTCGCTTAACAAGAATCAGGCGGTCTATTACCACCGCCTCGGCCAGCCGCAGAGCGCCGACCGGCTGATGTTCGACCGTCCCGACAAGCCCGAACTCAGCAACACCGCGACCGTCAGCGACGATGGCTCGACGCTGGTGGTGACCTCGTCCAGCGGCACCGACGAGCGCTATGAAGTGACGTTGGTCGACTGGCAGAAGGCCAAGCCGACCCGCCGCGTGCTGATCCCCGGCTTCACCCACGATTACAGCTACATCGGCAATCGCGGCTCGACCTATTATTTCCAGACCAACGACGGCGCCCCCCGCCTCAAGGTGGTGGCGATCGACGTCAACGCCGCGCGGCCCAACCGGCGGACGATCGTGCCCGAGCAGGCCGAAACGCTGAGCGGGTCGAGTCTGGTCGGCGGAAAGCTCATCACCTCCTACCTCAAGGATGCGGCGACCGAAGTGCGGGTCCACAGCCTGACCGGCGCGCGCGAGCGGGTGATCGAGCTTCCGGGCCTCGGCACTGCCGGCGGCTTCTCCGGCGATCTCGACGATCCGGAGACCTTCTTCTCCTTCGCCAGCTTCAACCGCCCGACCACCATCTACCGCTACAACGTCGGGTCGAACGCCAGCACCGCCTGGTTCGAACCCAAATTGCTGTTCAACCCCGACGACTTCGCCGTCGAACAGCGCTTCTTCGCCTCGAAGGACGGCACTCGCGTGCCGATGTTCATCGTCCGCAAAAAGGGCATCACCGGCCCGGTGCCGACGCTGCTCTACGCCTATGGCGGCTTCAACGTCTCACTGACGCCAAGCTTCTCGGCGACGCGCCTGGCGTGGCTGGAACAGGGCGGCGCCTATGTGCTGGCGAACATCCGTGGCGGCGGCGAATATGGCAAGGCGTGGCACGACGCCGGCCGTCTCGCCAACAAGCAGAATGTGTTCGACGATTTCATCGGCGCGGGCGAAGCGCTGATCGCGCAGGGCGTGACGCCGAAGGGCGGCCTGGCGGTCCAGGGCGGCTCCAACGGCGGCCTGTTGATTGGTGCGGTGGTCAACCAGCGTCCCGACCTGTTCGCCGCGGCCAATCCGGCGGTCGGTGTGATGGACATGCTGCGCTTCGACCGGTTCACCGCCGGGCGCTACTGGGTCGACGATTATGGCTACCCCAACAAGGAAGCCGATTTCCGCACCCTGCTGGCCTATTCGCCCTATCACAACGTCAAGGCGAACGTGTCCTATCCGGCGATCCTGGTGACCACCGCTGACACCGATGATCGCGTGGTCCCGGGGCACAGCTTCAAATATGTCGCGGCGCTGCAGAATGCGCATCCGACCGGCAACCCGCAGCTGATTCGGATCGAGACCCGTGCCGGACACGGCTCGGGCAAGCCGACCGACAAGATCATCGAAGAAGCCAGCGACGTGACCGCGTTCATGGCGAAGTTCACGGGTCTGCCGATCAAGTAG
- a CDS encoding M20 metallopeptidase family protein, which yields MTLVNTDFHAAAEAEYDAMVALRRAIHADPELGLHCTRTTAKLKASLDGLPLEIRDSKSTSGFVAILRGARPGRTVLLRGDMDALPIHEETGLEFASQTAGKMHACGHDSHSAMLSAAARILSAQQASLEGTIVFMFQPGEEGHHGARFMIEDGLLDDPAPDGAFALHIWPTLKGGQVTSRAGALLASTDALNATIRGRGGHAAMPYQALDPIPVACEAVGALQQWIARSVPFFDAAVISITQIQAGTAYNIIPETVELKGTLRTLSDTRREAGRAAFEHILKGVAATHGCTAEVRIDQGYPATRNDPRAVTMVEALSTDLFGEGSFEEMGSPIMGGEDFAYVLQKIPGCMAFLGVAPEGHEDPESRPSLHHAQMTLEEQWLSRGVALHCAFATRFLARGWE from the coding sequence ATGACCCTCGTCAACACCGACTTTCACGCCGCCGCCGAGGCCGAATATGACGCGATGGTTGCGCTCCGCCGCGCCATCCATGCCGATCCGGAGCTCGGGCTGCACTGCACCCGCACCACCGCAAAGCTGAAAGCCTCGCTCGACGGCCTCCCGCTGGAGATCCGCGACTCGAAAAGCACCAGCGGCTTCGTCGCCATCCTGCGCGGCGCGCGGCCCGGCCGCACCGTTCTGCTGCGCGGCGACATGGACGCGCTTCCGATCCATGAGGAGACGGGGCTCGAGTTCGCCAGCCAGACCGCCGGCAAGATGCATGCCTGCGGGCACGACAGCCATTCGGCGATGCTGTCGGCCGCCGCGCGCATCCTGTCGGCGCAGCAAGCCAGCCTTGAAGGCACGATCGTCTTCATGTTCCAGCCGGGCGAGGAAGGCCATCACGGCGCCCGCTTCATGATCGAGGACGGGCTGCTCGACGATCCGGCGCCCGATGGGGCCTTCGCGCTGCACATCTGGCCGACGCTGAAGGGCGGTCAGGTCACCAGCCGCGCCGGTGCCCTGCTCGCCTCGACCGACGCCTTGAACGCGACCATCCGCGGCCGCGGCGGCCATGCCGCCATGCCCTATCAGGCGCTCGACCCGATTCCCGTCGCCTGCGAGGCGGTCGGCGCGCTGCAGCAATGGATCGCTCGCTCGGTACCCTTTTTCGATGCGGCGGTGATTTCGATCACCCAGATCCAGGCCGGCACCGCCTATAACATCATCCCCGAGACGGTGGAGCTGAAGGGTACCCTGCGCACCCTGTCCGACACCCGCCGCGAGGCCGGACGCGCCGCGTTCGAGCATATCCTCAAGGGCGTCGCCGCGACCCACGGCTGCACGGCCGAGGTCCGCATCGACCAGGGCTATCCCGCCACCCGCAACGATCCCCGCGCGGTGACGATGGTCGAAGCGCTCAGCACCGACCTGTTCGGCGAAGGCAGCTTCGAGGAAATGGGCAGCCCGATCATGGGCGGCGAGGATTTCGCTTATGTCCTGCAAAAGATCCCGGGCTGCATGGCCTTCCTTGGCGTCGCGCCGGAGGGCCATGAGGATCCCGAAAGCCGCCCCTCACTCCACCACGCCCAAATGACGCTGGAGGAACAGTGGCTGAGCCGCGGAGTCGCGCTGCACTGCGCCTTTGCGACGCGTTTCCTCGCGCGCGGCTGGGAGTAA
- a CDS encoding OPT family oligopeptide transporter, which yields MRELTLRGILLGAILTLLFTAANVYLGLKIGLTFATSIPAAVISMAVLKAFRDTTIQENNIVQTIASAAGTLSAIIFVLPGLVMIGWWTGFPYWLSVAVIAIGGVLGVMYSVPLRRALVTGSDLPYPEGVAAAEVLKVGAGVGGAEENRKGLGAIILSSLVSAGYALATQLKLVTAEAARTLPVGAGGTTLSGSLSLALIGVGHLVGLGVGIAMVVGLVISWGVLVPWLTALTPAAAGVELGDHVGTIFRSEVRFIGAGTIGVAAIWTLLKILPAISRGITGALAASRQREGGGQESLPLTERDIPIKLIGISILLLMLPIAGLLAYFVSGTDLHTHVAALIGFSLAYILVAGIIIASVCGYMAGLIGASNSPISGVGILAVLGISLILAALFGGELTPQMTQTLVAFALFVTAVVFGIATISNDNLQDLKTGQLVGATPWRQQVALVLGVLFGALVIPPILDLLNGAFGFQGAPGAGENALAAPQAALISAIAQGVLGGNLRWDLIGIGAGIGAVVIVIDELLRRTGKKSLPPLAVGMGIYLPMALTLLIPIGALLGHLYNRWSARSGNYEVKERLGVLMATGLIVGESLFGVAFAGAVAATDDDTPLSLFPDSFEPSVLLSIAVFVAAVLYLYHSTRRSAAALPDVPSEPGIEQEATYR from the coding sequence ATGCGTGAACTTACCCTTCGCGGGATCCTGCTCGGCGCGATCCTGACGCTGCTGTTCACTGCCGCCAACGTCTATCTCGGGCTCAAGATCGGACTGACCTTCGCCACCAGCATCCCGGCCGCGGTGATATCGATGGCGGTGCTGAAGGCGTTCCGCGACACCACCATCCAGGAAAACAATATCGTCCAGACCATCGCCTCGGCGGCGGGCACGCTGAGCGCGATCATCTTCGTCCTACCCGGCCTGGTGATGATCGGCTGGTGGACGGGCTTCCCCTACTGGTTGTCGGTCGCGGTGATCGCGATCGGAGGCGTGCTGGGCGTAATGTATTCGGTGCCATTGCGCCGCGCGCTCGTCACCGGTTCCGATCTTCCCTATCCCGAAGGCGTCGCGGCGGCCGAGGTGCTGAAGGTCGGCGCGGGGGTCGGCGGTGCGGAGGAGAACCGCAAGGGCCTCGGCGCGATCATCCTCTCCAGCCTCGTCAGCGCCGGCTATGCGCTTGCCACCCAGCTCAAGCTTGTCACTGCCGAGGCGGCTCGCACCCTGCCGGTGGGGGCGGGCGGGACCACCCTGTCAGGCAGTCTCAGCCTTGCCTTGATCGGGGTCGGGCATCTGGTCGGCCTCGGGGTCGGGATCGCCATGGTGGTCGGCCTGGTCATCAGCTGGGGCGTGCTGGTGCCTTGGCTGACTGCCCTTACTCCGGCCGCGGCGGGGGTCGAACTCGGCGACCATGTCGGCACCATCTTCCGTTCCGAAGTGCGGTTTATCGGTGCTGGCACTATCGGCGTCGCCGCGATCTGGACCCTGCTCAAGATCCTGCCAGCCATCAGCCGCGGCATCACCGGCGCGCTTGCCGCCAGCCGGCAACGCGAAGGTGGAGGCCAGGAGAGCCTGCCGCTGACCGAGCGCGACATCCCGATCAAGCTGATCGGCATTTCGATCCTGCTACTGATGCTGCCGATCGCCGGGCTACTGGCATATTTCGTCAGCGGCACCGACCTCCACACGCACGTCGCCGCGCTAATCGGCTTCAGCCTCGCCTACATCCTCGTCGCCGGCATCATTATCGCCAGCGTCTGCGGCTACATGGCCGGCCTGATCGGCGCCTCGAACAGCCCGATTTCAGGCGTCGGCATCCTCGCCGTGCTCGGCATCAGCCTGATCCTCGCCGCGCTGTTCGGAGGCGAATTGACGCCCCAAATGACCCAGACGCTGGTCGCGTTCGCGCTGTTCGTGACCGCGGTGGTGTTCGGCATCGCCACCATCTCCAACGACAACCTCCAGGACCTCAAGACCGGCCAACTGGTCGGCGCCACCCCGTGGCGGCAGCAGGTGGCACTGGTGCTTGGCGTGCTGTTCGGCGCGCTGGTCATCCCGCCGATCCTCGACCTGCTGAACGGCGCTTTCGGCTTCCAGGGCGCGCCGGGCGCAGGCGAGAATGCGCTGGCCGCGCCGCAGGCCGCGCTCATCTCCGCCATCGCGCAGGGCGTGCTCGGTGGGAACCTGCGCTGGGACCTGATCGGCATCGGTGCCGGCATCGGTGCGGTGGTAATCGTCATCGACGAACTCCTCCGCCGCACCGGCAAGAAGAGCCTGCCCCCGCTCGCGGTCGGCATGGGCATCTACCTGCCGATGGCGCTGACCCTGCTGATCCCGATCGGGGCGCTGCTTGGTCACCTCTACAATCGCTGGTCAGCACGCTCCGGCAATTACGAGGTGAAGGAGCGGCTCGGCGTGCTCATGGCGACCGGCCTGATCGTCGGCGAAAGCCTGTTCGGGGTCGCCTTCGCCGGCGCCGTCGCGGCGACCGACGACGACACGCCGTTGAGCCTGTTCCCCGACAGCTTCGAGCCGAGCGTGCTGCTGAGCATCGCCGTGTTCGTGGCGGCCGTGCTCTATCTCTACCACTCCACCCGCCGCAGCGCCGCCGCCTTGCCGGACGTGCCGAGCGAGCCGGGCATCGAGCAAGAAGCGACTTACCGATGA
- the queF gene encoding preQ(1) synthase, translating into MTPKYLGQNSGLPASPEEAALDYVPNPRAGSLYLVRFAAPEFTSLCPVTGQPDFAHLVLDYAPGETIVESKSLKLFLGSFRNHCGFHEDVTVGIGQRLFDEMKPTWLRIGGYWYPRGGIPIDVFWQSGPPPEGLWVPDQGVASYRGRG; encoded by the coding sequence ATGACCCCCAAATATCTCGGCCAGAACAGCGGCCTACCCGCCTCGCCGGAGGAAGCGGCGCTCGATTACGTGCCGAACCCGCGCGCCGGCAGCCTGTATCTCGTCCGCTTCGCCGCGCCCGAATTCACCTCGCTTTGCCCGGTCACCGGCCAGCCCGATTTCGCGCACCTCGTGCTCGACTATGCGCCGGGCGAGACCATCGTCGAATCGAAGAGCTTGAAGCTGTTCCTCGGCTCCTTCCGCAACCATTGCGGCTTCCATGAAGACGTGACCGTCGGCATCGGCCAGCGGCTGTTCGACGAGATGAAGCCGACGTGGCTGCGCATCGGCGGCTACTGGTATCCGCGCGGCGGCATCCCGATCGACGTCTTCTGGCAGTCCGGTCCGCCGCCCGAAGGCCTGTGGGTGCCCGACCAAGGCGTGGCGAGCTATCGCGGGAGAGGGTGA
- the sseA gene encoding 3-mercaptopyruvate sulfurtransferase: MDDLVSVSWLAANMGSADVVVLDASWHLDPKRDARADYDKRHIPGARFFDLKSLSDPAAGSPHMLPSADAFGQAMEALGVASDDRIIVYDDSAIHTSARAWFMLRHFGASQVAILDGGLACWVAEGQPVSAEPPLDRPAQFYARIGHPEAVVSKADILRGTGMAIADARSAERFAGTSPEPRPGLESGHIPGARNLPITALYAVDGRFRPPHELRQTFVEHGIDPERPFVASCGSGVTANSLIFAARLLGNRDTRLYDGSWSEWGADPLTPKERG; this comes from the coding sequence ATGGACGATCTGGTCTCGGTATCGTGGTTGGCCGCCAATATGGGTTCGGCCGACGTGGTCGTGCTGGACGCAAGCTGGCACCTTGATCCCAAGCGCGATGCCCGGGCCGACTATGACAAACGACACATCCCAGGTGCGCGCTTCTTCGACCTGAAAAGCCTGTCCGACCCCGCCGCCGGCTCGCCCCACATGCTGCCGAGCGCCGACGCCTTCGGCCAGGCGATGGAAGCGCTTGGCGTCGCCTCCGACGACCGGATCATCGTCTATGACGACAGCGCGATCCACACCTCGGCCCGCGCCTGGTTCATGCTGCGCCACTTCGGCGCGAGCCAGGTCGCGATCCTCGATGGCGGGCTCGCCTGCTGGGTGGCGGAAGGCCAGCCGGTCAGTGCCGAGCCGCCGCTCGATCGCCCCGCCCAGTTTTACGCCCGGATCGGCCATCCCGAGGCCGTGGTCAGCAAGGCCGATATTCTGCGCGGCACCGGCATGGCGATTGCCGACGCCCGCTCGGCCGAGCGCTTTGCGGGCACCAGCCCGGAGCCGCGCCCTGGGCTCGAGTCTGGTCACATCCCCGGCGCCCGCAACCTGCCGATAACCGCGCTTTACGCTGTCGACGGCCGCTTCCGCCCGCCGCACGAGCTTCGCCAGACGTTCGTCGAGCATGGGATCGACCCCGAACGGCCGTTCGTCGCCAGCTGCGGGTCGGGGGTCACCGCCAACAGCCTGATCTTCGCCGCGCGCCTGCTCGGCAATCGCGACACGCGGCTATACGACGGCAGCTGGAGTGAATGGGGCGCCGATCCGCTGACGCCCAAGGAACGCGGCTAA
- a CDS encoding winged helix-turn-helix domain-containing protein, whose amino-acid sequence MADDTISARLVEVEALLEKSRKRFEEGTKFADEAHALVSELQQQLIGAPVNLGARDDADDVASKLLASLKAQGSELPPTLCGGRMAVDQVQRLIRIDGHPIAITEMEYRVLELLAFARNNVVTRTMLLKHLYRRADDQPQPKIIDVFISKLRKKLRLSSGGAEFIETIPQRGWILRDLEATPA is encoded by the coding sequence ATGGCAGACGATACGATTTCCGCCCGGCTGGTCGAGGTCGAGGCCTTGCTCGAGAAGTCGCGCAAGCGCTTCGAGGAAGGGACCAAGTTCGCCGACGAAGCGCATGCCCTGGTCAGCGAGCTGCAGCAGCAGCTGATCGGCGCGCCGGTCAATCTAGGCGCGCGCGACGATGCCGACGATGTCGCGTCCAAGCTCCTCGCCAGCTTGAAGGCGCAGGGCTCGGAGCTTCCCCCGACGCTGTGCGGCGGACGGATGGCGGTCGACCAGGTCCAGCGGCTGATCCGTATCGACGGCCATCCGATCGCCATCACCGAGATGGAATATCGCGTGCTCGAGCTGCTGGCCTTTGCCCGCAACAACGTGGTCACGCGAACCATGCTGCTGAAGCATCTCTATCGCCGCGCCGACGATCAGCCGCAGCCCAAGATCATCGACGTGTTCATCTCCAAGCTGCGCAAGAAGCTGCGCCTGTCGAGCGGCGGGGCCGAGTTCATCGAGACCATTCCGCAGCGCGGCTGGATCCTGCGCGACCTGGAGGCGACCCCGGCCTGA